A genomic region of Rhipicephalus sanguineus isolate Rsan-2018 chromosome 3, BIME_Rsan_1.4, whole genome shotgun sequence contains the following coding sequences:
- the LOC119388012 gene encoding protein LLP homolog gives MAKSLRSKWKRKMRAKKRERYSVKELAKLKEMLDAAAGTSKSDVDMSEMCTVVDRSVESDEPVGTVADGQATAEMDVDKPVRKYNPKTLRDEHGTYPVWMSQRAIRKLKAKQGHGKSRKSAPHKGIKKNKKRKSSR, from the exons ATGGCTAAGAGTCTGCGGAGTAAGTGGAAACGCAAAATGCGCGCTAAAAAGCGGGAGCGGTACTCAGTCAAAGAGCTTGCCAAGCTGAAGGAGATGCTGGATGCTGCTGCTGGTACTTCCAAAAGCGACGTTGACATGTCCGAAATGTGCACCGTCGTCGATCGTTCTGTCGAGTCTGATGAGCCGGTGGGAACTGTAG CTGACGGGCAAGCCACAGCAGAGATGGACGTGGACAAACCAGTGAGGAAGTACAATCCAAAGACTCTGAGAGATGAGCATGGTACCTACCCTGTCTGGATGAGCCAGAGGGCCATCCGGAAgctgaaagctaagcagggacATGGCAAGTCTCGGAAGTCAGCACCTCACAAGGgtatcaagaaaaacaaaaagcgcaAGTCCTCGCGGTAG